The Romeriopsis navalis LEGE 11480 genome segment TCCCGCTGATGCTCAAGATTTGCTGATCGAGTTACATCGTCAAATGATGGTGAAAGACAACGTCTATCAGCAATTATTGAAACCCAGCTTGACGATCAATTAATCCCCTCAAATCGCCTAGCTATTTTATCCGTCTGTACTTTCAATTAATCCCGGTCAACGACTATGACAACTCAGAATCTTCATCTTGCCCCGACTGCGAAGTCTGATAAATCTAGTGCATTAGCGATTTTCTTCTTTTTGATGGGCGCACCTCACATTTACAGCGTTTTGCAACAGCGTCGTCGTCAGCGAGACCAATTACTAGCACAGTTGTCAACGCCTAAGAGCCTGTTTTTGATGGGTCTTGCGCCAGCCGGTGGAATTGCTTTCTTGGCGTTTGCTTAATTGCTAGAGGATGGGTTTGCTCAGTATCGGGTGGTACGTCTAATGGTTGGTGTAACGGCAATTGGACATGGCTAATGCGATGTTTCCACGAACTTTTTTGCGATATGCGAGTCTGGAATCCATATCTCTGCTGTAATGATCAGCAAGTTACTGTGCTGTTGCCAAACCTGGATGGAATCCTAACATGCTGTTGAATTTGCCTTCCCTGCTGTTGCCTCAAGGTCAATTGCGTCGATCACACCGAGGCCGAGCATCGCTCACACTGCTAACGGTGACCTCTTTGGTCTGTGTGGTGGTTGTCTCTGGCCAATCGGCGGTGAGCGCCCAGACGAAAGCGCCGCAGAAATTCTTCAAGGCATCCCGTGCTTGTGAGGCGACTCGATCAATTCGGCGGGGTGGCAATCCTGGCAACATCAAACTCCAAGTCGATCGGATTTATTCAACA includes the following:
- a CDS encoding NblA/ycf18 family protein, with product MESTDQLSLEQQFQQRQFSDQVRRLSPADAQDLLIELHRQMMVKDNVYQQLLKPSLTIN